CCCAGACAAGATTAATCCAAGCCGGAAGCGCCGTATTGCTGCAGGCTCTGGGAAAGAAGTTCAAGATATCAACCGTCTGCTTAAACAACATAAGCAAATGGCAAAAATGATGAAAATGATTTCTAAGCCTGAAGGCATCAGTAAAATGATGAAATCTATGCAAGGACTAATGGGCGGCGGTGCATCTGGCGGCGGCGGTGGTGGTGGTCCGCTATTTGGTGGTGGTCAAGCGCAAAAAGGCCAAGGTGGCATGAAGGATGTCAACCAAGCACAAATGGCCAAGCAAATGGGTCTTGATCCCAACAATATGCCAAGCGCTGAAGACATGCAAAAGCAAATGCAAGACATGCCGGATAAATCATCAAAAAAGTTTAAAAAACGCTTTTAAATTAAGTCCGTCTTAACCCTAAAGACCCATAGTTCAATGCAACCCCCAAAGCTGATAAAGCGCTTTGGGGGTTTTTAAATCTATCAATAAATAAAGTATGAATAACATAGAAAGTGATAAAACTTGCTGAACCTAAATGCTATGATGGGCACTATTTTGTTACACCACCCGCTTAAGTCGAGGTCATGATGTTTTTAGCCATGGATACCGTGTTTGATCAGTGTTCAGTCGCCATACTTGATGGTACAGGTAAGGTTATATCGTGCCAAACTCAAACCGGTAAACGTCAGCAAACACAACAAATATTACCGATGATTGATGCTGCTTTGACTGAAAGCCAGCTAAGTCTGGCTGATTTTCAAGCTTTAATATTTAATCGTGGTCCTGGCGCATTTAGCGGTATTCGGATCAATACGGCGGTGGTACAAGCGTTATCGGTGGCCCATGATTTACCTTGTGTCGGCGTATCTAGCCTGCAAGCGATTGCGCAATGTGCTTACCAACGATATGGCTTAACACAAGCTTATAGCGCCCTTGATGCGCGCATGCAGCAAGTATATTTTGGCCATTATCAATTAGATAGCAAATTAGAAAATGCCATTATGCAACCGATAGTTGCGGAAAACAGTGATAGCACTGAGCAGTTGCTAGACTATGACAGCCAAACGCTGCTCAACGTGCCCATTGTTGGTAATGGTGCTGGCCTATTAAGGCTACACCATGAACAGACAATCCATGAAGATATCTGCCCTGATGCGACAGTGATTGGGCAATTAGGCATCGCACAGTTCATGACCTTGGGCGGTACAGAAGCGGCACTTGCCTTACCAAAATATCTACGCAATCAAGCTTGGAAAACTCTAAAAGAACAAGGCAAGGCATAATAATTCCGACCTTGATTTAAACACTATGCGTGACGGCTAGACCCCTTATCTCTCGAAAGTCTAGCAGCAACCGTATCACAACAATATAAAGCGACCAGCAGGTTCGTTTTTAGGAAAGCGATTGTGGATATCATCTTATTAATTCAAGCTGTCATCATGGGTATCGTTGAAGGTATCACTGAGTTTTTACCTATTTCCAGTACCGGCTATTTGATTTTATCAGCAGACTTAATGGGTTTTTGGACCAAAGAAAAAGTAGACTTGTTCGTTGTCGTTGTCCAATTGGGTGCTATTCTGGCGGTTATTTACGACTATTGGGGACGACTATGGCAAGCATTATTGGGACTACTAACCGGCAAGGCAGAAGGTCTTAATAATCCAAGACAACTGGGTTTGAGTCTCATTGTAGCCACCATTCCAGTGATGCTGGTGGGCTTTACCTTTGCCGATGAAATCAAAACTTATTTATTCAATCCTATTACCGTGGCGATTATGCTGATTATTGGTGGTTTTCTGATATTTTATGTGGAAAATCGTCCAAAAGTCATTATTGCCAATGAAGCAGAAGATGTCAGCTTTAAGACCGCTTTACTGATCGGTCTGTTCCAGTGTTTTGCCTTGATACCCGGCACGTCGCGTTCTGGTGCTACCATTGTCAGTGCCCTTTGGCTGGGCGTTTCGCGTAAAGCATCGGCGGAGTTTTCGTTCTTTTTAGGCATTCCAGTTATTGTGGGCGCTGCGCTGCTGGACTTACTCAAGCACGGTGACGTATTGACCAACCGTCAGGATTGGTTGGTACTGGGTATCGGTACTGTGGTGTCCTTTGTAGTGGCGCTATTGTGTATTCGTTGGTTGGTCGCATGGGTAAGTCTTCGCGACTTCAAAATATTTGCATGGTTGCGTATCGTTACCGGTGTAGTGGTATTGGTAGCCGCATGGGGCTTTGGCTATCAGTTTGCAGGCTAGCTTTTTATGAGCTTGAATGGGTCAAATGTATCATTCTGAGTGATAATTAAACCAAAACCTGCTAACCACAGTCATATTAAAATCAGTGGTATCGAAAAAGGACGGCAATCATGACGGCGCTACCCGCATCTATCCCTCTGAGCCACTGCCGATTGCTCTATACTACTGAATCGCAGTTGCCAAAAGTTGAGTGCTTACAAGCTCTAGTGAGCAAGCACAAGCTGTCATTAAGTATAAATGTTGAGTTGATAACGACTAAGCTAAACCAAAAAAGCCGAGAACAACTAAGTGCCGACACTACTCAGCCTATTTTATTATTAGATGATAAAAATAAACTGTCATTACTGAGTGGTGGTTTGAGCGTTGCCCCTGAGTGGGACAAGCTACAACGGCGAGTGGTCAGCGCCGGCCGCAAGACAGAGCTACTACTACAGGCCGCAAAAGTTGGTGTTGATAGCCATGTGGTGGATGCTACCGCAGGCTTTGGTCATGACAGCTTAATATTGGCCAGTACTGGCGCGCAGGTCACGATGTTAGAACAGCAGCCCTTAATGGCGTTGCTGTTGCTCGCTGAGCAGCAACGTATGAGTACACAGCCGAATTGGCAAAAGCTGATGGCACGCTTGCATATTATTAACACTGATGCACTCAGTTATTTTGCCTCTTGCCAAAATAGCGTCAGGCTTGATAGCAGCACAGTTGAAACTACCCATGCTTTCGTTAATAAAATAGTTGAGGTGGTGTACTTAGATCCTATGTTTCCAGAAAACAGCTATCAGGACAGTAAAACCGGTAAAGGCGCTAAAGTTGGCAAACATATGCAAGCATTACATTATTTAGCCAGTGCACCGTCTCTAGTGCAAGAACAGCAATTGCTACAAGGTGCGCAGGCGTTGGTCCGTAGCAAGGTGAACGGCAATAGCAATGCTAGTGATGATATCAGTATTAATGGCGATAGTGATAACACTAAACAGCAGGGACGGGTTATCGTCAAGCGTCCACAACACGCGCCATTATTCGCTCATCAACCGCCAGATGATAGCTGGCATAATGCCGCGGTACGTTTTGATGGCTATTTTTCATAACAAGCTCATATGATGTGTTTAGATAACAGCTGTTTTTATAAACGTTTTGAACAACCTTTGGTATAAATGTAGGGCAAAAATATAGGAGTGCGTGATGCTAACAATCATAGTTTGGGCGGTGGGTGCCGGCCTACTGATCATAAATATTATGCTACGTACTCGAATTCTGAGACTCGAAGCGCGTTTAAAACGATTGAGTAGTCCCCAAGAGCATTTAGCCTACTTACGTAAGCAGGCTGCACAAAATAATAAAATAGCAGCGATTAAAGCGTTACGCAAACAGTATCCTGAAGTATCTTTGCTAGAGGCCAATAAATTGTGGCAGCAAAGATAGAGGCGATAAATATAGGATCTGTAAATATAGAGACGATAAAGATAGAGGCTGTAAAATAATGATATCTAAGCGCTCATCGGTGACATTTAAAGAAAAAATCCGCGCCTATATGCAATTGACGCGCTTTGATAAGCCGGTAGGAATTGAGCTGTTGCTATGGCCAACCTTATGGGGTGTATTGCTGGCGGCCATGGGGCAAGCCCAGCAGCAAGGTGTAAGTGCGGGTCTGCCCAGTCTCAAGATATTTGTTCTGTTTGCGCTTGGTGCTATTTTAATGCGGGCAGCAGGGTGCGCGATTAACGATTTTGCCGATCGTAAAGTAGATGGACATGTAACACGTACCAAAGGACGCCCGCTAGCAGATGGTCGTCTTTCCGCTAAAGAAGCTATTGCTACCTTCTTAATACTAGTGTTATTAAGCGCCAGTTTATTACTGTTTTTACCCCTTCAAGTGTTTTATTGGTCTCTTGGCGCGGTGATTCTGGCTTTTATTTATCCCTTTATGAAGCGCTTCACTCATCTACCGCAAGTATTTTTAGCCGCGGCTTTTGGTTGGGCGATACCGATGGCCTATGTGGCCATAACCGGTAGCACTGATATTTGGTGTTGGCTGCTATTTTTAGCCTATATGTGCTGGACAGTAGCTTATGATACCCAATATGCGATGGCGGATCGTGACGATGATTTAAAAATTGGCGTTAAGTCTACAGCAATATTGTTTGGTCGCTTTGATGTGGTGGTTATCTCGGTACTACAAAGCCTGTTTCTATTAATAATGGGCGTGGTGTTATGGCACTATTTTGCGCCAACCAGCTTAGGTATTTCGCCAGTATTCGGTTTGGCACTAGTCGCAATGATGTTTACTAAGCAAAATAATGCTTGTGCTAGCCGTCAAGCGTTAGCCTGTTTTCAAGCATTTATTGCTAATATTTGGGTGGGTCGTTATGTCTTTGCTTTAGTCGCTGCCTCTTGTATTTGGACCAGTTTCAATGGATAAACTTCGCAAGCTGACCAAGCGATCGTCTGTTGAGACAGCAGCAGCAGATGAGCGACAAACAAGCTACCAGCTCAATCTCGCTGAGCAAGGTCTAACACGCGCGCAAGTCATTGCTACCGAGCGCAAGTTAGCAAAGTTTGCGAACGCGATGGATTCAGTGGTTCGTATTCCCTTTACCAAACAAGGGCTGGGTGCAGACGCGGCATTATCGACGATACCGCTGGCAGGTGACTTAGCCGGGTTGGCTTTAACCAGCTATGCTTTTATATTAGGTCGCCAGTTAGGCGTGCCTGCGAGTAAGATGACTCCTGCGGTACGACTGGCACTAATCGATATGGTAGTAGGTATTATCCCAGGAATTGGCACCTTGCTGGATATTTTTATTCGTCCCAGCCGTAAGACGCTCAGCATCGTACATCAGCACATACACGATGAATATGGCATCACCGATACCACTCACATGGATAGACCATTTCTATACCAACAGTTAGAAAACAAGCAGCGTAGCAGTCGCTTTTGGCGTCATCCAATCACTGCCTGGTTCTATCTACACATACCTGATATTTTAGGGGTAATAGTGATTGCGATTATTGGCTGGGGGTTATGGACGGCGATTAGTTGGTTGCTAGCTGCGGTTAGCAAGTTAACAGGTTTTGGTTAAAAGCGCTTAAGGCAGCGGTGTTTGTAAACGCGAACGATTTGGCGATAGCCGGGCTAGCATCGCAGCAGACAACGGCGCAAAATCTCCTGTCATCATATCAGCCAGCGCTTCTGCACAAATAGGGGCAAAGGCGTAGCCTTTAGCGCCCATCGCAGACATCGTCCACAGTCGTTTACTTTGCGATAACTGACCCAATAATGGATGATAATCAGGTGTTTGTGTCCGAACACCCGCACGCCCTTGCCACAAGTGGGTATCAGTTGGAACAATGGCCGCCAATTCAGGGATATCCACGATCAATTTATCATAATTCTGCTGATGTTCGTGGCTACGGACATCCGTATCAATATCATTACGCACAAAGCTTGCACCCAGTAAAAAATACGGTTGTCCTTCTACCACACTATTCAATTCAGCATCACCCGTCTGTGCGACAAATGGCGCGCAGTAACCGCCATATTTGACCGGTAGTTTAGGTAATTTATTACCTTGCTCAGCTGTTGGGGTAAACCAAGACAGTTGACCCCGTATTTTACGACAATCAAAAATACGGCCATCTAATTGGTGGCTTTCATAGGCGGCACAGATGACTAGGCTATCAGCTTGGATAGTGATGGCTTCAGCCTCTCGCAAGTTACTGTGTTCCGCTTCGTTGTGACTACTGACAAATTCATGAGCAGGGGTAGACTTATGACCCATAACAGAAACACGGGTCTCAGTTTCATCGATCCGTGTGACCGCCAATTGCTCAAAGGCGATTGAGGGATGACTGAGTATCACGTCCTTTAGCGCTTGTGGGTTAATCAATCCTGATTGTGGTAAATATAGGTTTTTAGATAAGTCTTGCTGTGCCAATCCTGAGCTTGCTTGCGCTTGGGCATGCGATAAGGTGGTTGCCATATCATCCGGATAGTCTGCAATCTGCTGAGTATCGACATTGGATTTCACTAACAAGTCGAGCGCTCCGGTGGGCTCAAGTATGGGGGCTGTCTTTGCTATCGCAGCCTTATTGTTGAATTGGCGATATAGCCTGCTACTGTAGAGATAGCCTATGGTATGTAGATGGTCATCAACATGATGAATAGGGGTCATCTTTGGTGCGAGTAGGGCGCGCGGGTTGCCTGATGCCCCTGATAGTGGCGCTGACTTGTCTAGTAGCGTTACCTTAATGCCTCGGTTCGCAAGCGACCACGCTGTCATTAAACCTGAGACCCCAGCCCCAATTACCACCGTATGGGTGGGCTGATCTGATGCCCTTTGAACCGCCTTAGATTTGCCAAGGCAGCTAGAACTGGATGAGTTATCCTCATTAGTGCCGCTATCATTACCGGTATCTGGTGCTCCCTTATGAGTCATGACGGCCGTTAGCATTTGCTGCTTACGACCAAAACCAGTTACTTTTTTAACTTCAAAATCACTATTTTGCAATGCATGTTTTACAGTACCAGCAGCGCTGTAAGTGGCCGCAGTAGTACCGGCACGTGATAAGCGTTGAATCTGAGAGAATATCGATTCTGTCCATAATGTGCTGTTGCACGACGGCGCAAAACCATCCAAAAACCAAGCATCGACGTGCGGCTTGTTATGAGCAGTACTATTATAAACAGGATGGTTCAGGACATTACTAGCAGAATTAAGAGGCGGTAAAGCTGCTGGCAATTTTTCCAGACTAGCAGTAGCGTCACCCAGCCAGATATCAACAGTCAAATTATCATTGATAAAGTTCAGCCGATGACAACCTGCAACCAGCGGCGGATACGCTGCCAATAGCTCGTTAATCAGTTCGGCTAGCTCAGGAGCGCGTTGCCCCCATAACCTCAGTACTTGCGTTAAATCGTCATGGCTTAGCGGATACTGCTCAGTGGTAATCATATGCACGCGAGCAGTGGCTAAATGCGGCTGGGTCGCGCGCAGTTGGCGCCAAAGTTGCCATAACGCCAATAAGTTAAGGCCAGTACCAAAGCCTAGCTCAGCGATAGTAAAGCACTGCTGCGGCGCTAAATTTGCCAAGCGCTCTGGTAGCAGATTGCCCTCCAAGAACACATGGCGCGACTCTGCCAAACCGTCAGCATGTGAAAAATACACATCACCAAACTCACCAGATACCGGCACAACATTACCTGTATCGTCAGTTTGCCAGCTGATAGTAGCTGGTGTAATAGCACCAAGTTTACTAATATGAGAATATTCAGTAGTCTGGGTCTGGACCGCTGGCGGGTTGGCAGTATTTAAGGAGGTAGCAGTAGGTTTAGACATAGACAATCACAGCCGATAAATAAATAAACAAGGAATTGTGACTTTACCAGCGTTGACGGCGTACAAAGACTAGCCAAGAGATAAAAATACCGACTAATAAGCTAATCAACACTGTAAAAGCGCCGTACAAAAACAACTGCCCTTTACTTTCATAAACTAAGACATTGGTTTGGGTTTGTAAGTCATTAACTTGTCGCTGTAGTTGCGCATTGCGACTGAGCAGATCTTGATTGGCAGAGGATAGCGCCTTATTTGACGGTTGCATCTGTGCTGCTAACGTATTATTAGCTTGATCGACTACCGTTTGACTGGCTGTAGGTGAGGTTACTGCTGGATCGTTAGCCGTCACGGTCGGTGCTGCCTGTGCTGACATAGCGGCCATTAAGACGACACTAGTAACGCCGCTTTTATAACGACCGTTTTTTAATAATTTCAATGACGATACCAGCTGACTCACGATGGCGCCACCTGACTCGATATTTGGTCTGCTATTTGCTCAGTAGGTGATGGCAGTACTTGTATAAAGGGCTTGATATCCACATGACTGTAAACCCCGTCGCGCAAGTAAGGGTCAGCGCTCGCCCACGCTTGTGCAGCCTCAAGAGAGTCAAAATTTGCAATGACAATACTACCTGACATTTCGGTCATCGCACCTTGATCATGCTCAATAGGTGTTGGACCGGCGATAACCAACCGCTGCTCGCGACTCAATACTTGTAGACGTTCAAGATGTTCAGTGCGTGTGATTTTCCGCTGTGCACCGCTATTGGCAACGTCATA
The sequence above is a segment of the Psychrobacter sp. PL19 genome. Coding sequences within it:
- a CDS encoding YciI family protein, with translation MSLFAIIGYDVANSGAQRKITRTEHLERLQVLSREQRLVIAGPTPIEHDQGAMTEMSGSIVIANFDSLEAAQAWASADPYLRDGVYSHVDIKPFIQVLPSPTEQIADQISSQVAPS
- a CDS encoding DUF4112 domain-containing protein; amino-acid sequence: MDKLRKLTKRSSVETAAADERQTSYQLNLAEQGLTRAQVIATERKLAKFANAMDSVVRIPFTKQGLGADAALSTIPLAGDLAGLALTSYAFILGRQLGVPASKMTPAVRLALIDMVVGIIPGIGTLLDIFIRPSRKTLSIVHQHIHDEYGITDTTHMDRPFLYQQLENKQRSSRFWRHPITAWFYLHIPDILGVIVIAIIGWGLWTAISWLLAAVSKLTGFG
- the tsaB gene encoding tRNA (adenosine(37)-N6)-threonylcarbamoyltransferase complex dimerization subunit type 1 TsaB — protein: MFLAMDTVFDQCSVAILDGTGKVISCQTQTGKRQQTQQILPMIDAALTESQLSLADFQALIFNRGPGAFSGIRINTAVVQALSVAHDLPCVGVSSLQAIAQCAYQRYGLTQAYSALDARMQQVYFGHYQLDSKLENAIMQPIVAENSDSTEQLLDYDSQTLLNVPIVGNGAGLLRLHHEQTIHEDICPDATVIGQLGIAQFMTLGGTEAALALPKYLRNQAWKTLKEQGKA
- a CDS encoding class I SAM-dependent methyltransferase, which encodes MTALPASIPLSHCRLLYTTESQLPKVECLQALVSKHKLSLSINVELITTKLNQKSREQLSADTTQPILLLDDKNKLSLLSGGLSVAPEWDKLQRRVVSAGRKTELLLQAAKVGVDSHVVDATAGFGHDSLILASTGAQVTMLEQQPLMALLLLAEQQRMSTQPNWQKLMARLHIINTDALSYFASCQNSVRLDSSTVETTHAFVNKIVEVVYLDPMFPENSYQDSKTGKGAKVGKHMQALHYLASAPSLVQEQQLLQGAQALVRSKVNGNSNASDDISINGDSDNTKQQGRVIVKRPQHAPLFAHQPPDDSWHNAAVRFDGYFS
- the mnmC gene encoding FAD-dependent 5-carboxymethylaminomethyl-2-thiouridine(34) oxidoreductase MnmC, producing MSKPTATSLNTANPPAVQTQTTEYSHISKLGAITPATISWQTDDTGNVVPVSGEFGDVYFSHADGLAESRHVFLEGNLLPERLANLAPQQCFTIAELGFGTGLNLLALWQLWRQLRATQPHLATARVHMITTEQYPLSHDDLTQVLRLWGQRAPELAELINELLAAYPPLVAGCHRLNFINDNLTVDIWLGDATASLEKLPAALPPLNSASNVLNHPVYNSTAHNKPHVDAWFLDGFAPSCNSTLWTESIFSQIQRLSRAGTTAATYSAAGTVKHALQNSDFEVKKVTGFGRKQQMLTAVMTHKGAPDTGNDSGTNEDNSSSSSCLGKSKAVQRASDQPTHTVVIGAGVSGLMTAWSLANRGIKVTLLDKSAPLSGASGNPRALLAPKMTPIHHVDDHLHTIGYLYSSRLYRQFNNKAAIAKTAPILEPTGALDLLVKSNVDTQQIADYPDDMATTLSHAQAQASSGLAQQDLSKNLYLPQSGLINPQALKDVILSHPSIAFEQLAVTRIDETETRVSVMGHKSTPAHEFVSSHNEAEHSNLREAEAITIQADSLVICAAYESHQLDGRIFDCRKIRGQLSWFTPTAEQGNKLPKLPVKYGGYCAPFVAQTGDAELNSVVEGQPYFLLGASFVRNDIDTDVRSHEHQQNYDKLIVDIPELAAIVPTDTHLWQGRAGVRTQTPDYHPLLGQLSQSKRLWTMSAMGAKGYAFAPICAEALADMMTGDFAPLSAAMLARLSPNRSRLQTPLP
- a CDS encoding undecaprenyl-diphosphate phosphatase → MDIILLIQAVIMGIVEGITEFLPISSTGYLILSADLMGFWTKEKVDLFVVVVQLGAILAVIYDYWGRLWQALLGLLTGKAEGLNNPRQLGLSLIVATIPVMLVGFTFADEIKTYLFNPITVAIMLIIGGFLIFYVENRPKVIIANEAEDVSFKTALLIGLFQCFALIPGTSRSGATIVSALWLGVSRKASAEFSFFLGIPVIVGAALLDLLKHGDVLTNRQDWLVLGIGTVVSFVVALLCIRWLVAWVSLRDFKIFAWLRIVTGVVVLVAAWGFGYQFAG
- the ubiA gene encoding 4-hydroxybenzoate octaprenyltransferase, with protein sequence MISKRSSVTFKEKIRAYMQLTRFDKPVGIELLLWPTLWGVLLAAMGQAQQQGVSAGLPSLKIFVLFALGAILMRAAGCAINDFADRKVDGHVTRTKGRPLADGRLSAKEAIATFLILVLLSASLLLFLPLQVFYWSLGAVILAFIYPFMKRFTHLPQVFLAAAFGWAIPMAYVAITGSTDIWCWLLFLAYMCWTVAYDTQYAMADRDDDLKIGVKSTAILFGRFDVVVISVLQSLFLLIMGVVLWHYFAPTSLGISPVFGLALVAMMFTKQNNACASRQALACFQAFIANIWVGRYVFALVAASCIWTSFNG